From a single Candidatus Baltobacteraceae bacterium genomic region:
- a CDS encoding glycerol-3-phosphate dehydrogenase/oxidase produces the protein MLSDRATAWDALVAGSPYDVLVIGGGVTGAGVAFEAARRGLRAALVERGDYASGTSSRSSKLVHGGLRYLKEGRFGLTRESVREREHLLRGAPGLIDPIPFAMPHYRGRKPRRMTLAAGLWLYDALAGARHHDYLDRAAALALVPALDDTGLQGAHRYRDATTDDARLVLRLIAQASSLGAVTVNYASATPDVDGDRIAGATVRDELGEREAAIAAKAVIAATGVFADEVRAKAGAQARLRPLRGSHLIFAASRFPLACAVAFEHPADGRPVFAYPWQGATLAGTTDIDHHGDLRNEPSISSEELAYLLDAMRFAFPALALNHRDVVATYAGIRPVVDGSGASPSKLSRDHVVYNDGGLITITGGKLTTFRLMALDALAAAADRLPPFERSLTPVFSAPGKYGEQAERFAREAAEGERDHVGSTPFSWADLRWSARHEQVVHLDDLLLRRTRLGLLLPDGGAAHFQRAGAICRAELGWDDARWFAETQRYVDLHREHYSLP, from the coding sequence GTGCTGAGCGATCGCGCGACGGCCTGGGACGCACTGGTCGCCGGCAGCCCCTACGACGTACTCGTCATCGGCGGCGGCGTCACCGGAGCCGGGGTCGCGTTCGAAGCGGCGCGGCGCGGGCTGCGCGCCGCACTCGTCGAGCGCGGCGATTATGCGTCGGGCACGTCGAGCCGGTCTTCGAAGCTGGTGCACGGCGGCCTTCGTTATCTCAAGGAAGGCCGCTTCGGACTGACGCGCGAGTCCGTGCGCGAACGCGAGCACCTGCTGCGCGGCGCGCCGGGACTGATCGATCCCATTCCCTTCGCCATGCCGCATTATCGCGGGCGAAAACCGCGACGCATGACGCTTGCGGCAGGTTTGTGGCTGTACGATGCGCTAGCCGGCGCGCGCCATCACGATTACTTGGATCGCGCCGCTGCTTTGGCGCTCGTGCCCGCGCTCGACGATACCGGTTTGCAGGGCGCGCACCGCTATCGCGATGCGACGACCGACGACGCGCGATTGGTGCTGCGGCTGATCGCACAGGCCTCATCGCTCGGTGCCGTAACCGTGAACTACGCGAGCGCAACGCCGGACGTCGACGGCGATCGCATCGCCGGCGCGACCGTGCGCGACGAGCTTGGCGAACGTGAAGCCGCCATCGCCGCAAAGGCCGTCATCGCCGCAACCGGGGTCTTTGCCGACGAGGTGCGCGCGAAGGCCGGTGCCCAAGCGCGGCTGCGGCCGCTTCGCGGCAGCCACCTGATCTTTGCCGCATCGCGTTTTCCGCTCGCGTGCGCCGTCGCATTCGAACATCCGGCCGACGGACGTCCGGTCTTTGCCTATCCATGGCAGGGCGCGACGCTCGCCGGCACGACCGACATCGATCACCACGGCGACTTACGAAACGAACCGTCGATTTCGAGCGAAGAGCTCGCGTATCTGCTCGACGCGATGCGATTTGCCTTCCCAGCCCTCGCACTCAACCATCGCGACGTCGTCGCCACGTACGCCGGCATACGGCCGGTAGTCGACGGAAGCGGCGCGTCACCGTCGAAACTCAGCCGCGACCACGTTGTGTACAACGATGGGGGATTGATTACCATTACCGGTGGGAAGCTGACGACATTTCGTCTCATGGCGCTCGACGCGCTCGCCGCGGCGGCAGACCGGCTGCCCCCGTTCGAGCGTTCGCTTACGCCGGTCTTCTCCGCACCGGGCAAGTACGGCGAACAGGCAGAGCGCTTCGCGCGCGAAGCCGCCGAAGGCGAACGCGACCACGTCGGTTCCACGCCGTTTAGCTGGGCCGATCTGCGCTGGAGCGCGCGGCACGAACAGGTGGTGCACCTCGACGATCTGCTGCTGCGCCGCACGCGTCTAGGATTGCTGCTGCCCGACGGCGGCGCCGCGCACTTCCAGCGAGCCGGCGCGATCTGCCGCGCGGAACTTGGTTGGGACGACGCGCGCTGGTTCGCTGAAACGCAGCGCTACGTTGACCTGCACCGCGAGCACTACTCGCTGCCGTGA
- the msrB gene encoding peptide-methionine (R)-S-oxide reductase MsrB yields the protein MRHDVTPEVQKTEQDWKAELDPQRYHILREAGTEAPFSGSLLAERGEGTFHCGACGAELFASDSKFESHCGWPSFTHPDQQRNVRLLDDNGFGMRRTEVRCARCDSHLGHVFDDGPGPRGTRYCINSLSLQFRPSSPSP from the coding sequence ATGCGACACGACGTGACCCCCGAAGTGCAAAAAACCGAGCAAGACTGGAAGGCCGAATTAGATCCGCAGCGGTACCACATCTTGCGTGAAGCAGGAACCGAGGCGCCGTTCTCTGGGAGCCTTCTCGCCGAGCGTGGGGAGGGTACGTTCCACTGCGGCGCGTGCGGTGCGGAGCTCTTTGCATCCGATTCGAAGTTCGAGTCGCATTGCGGCTGGCCGAGTTTTACGCATCCCGACCAGCAGCGTAACGTGCGGCTGTTGGACGACAACGGCTTCGGCATGCGGCGCACCGAAGTGCGCTGCGCTCGCTGCGATTCGCATCTGGGCCACGTCTTCGACGACGGGCCGGGTCCACGAGGGACGCGCTATTGCATAAACTCGCTTTCGCTGCAGTTTCGGCCCTCCTCGCCTTCGCCTTGA
- a CDS encoding glutathione S-transferase family protein codes for MNVKAQFPKEQSPDGTFVRQGDRFRQWVTADGSSGFPAVPGRYQLYVSLACPWAHRTILARKLKKLESVVAMTVVDPVRDERGWRFTQDEPDPLHGWRFLSEAYVATDPHYAERVTVPVLWDKETERIVSNSDDDIMRMFETEFDAFGDAGLDLYPVKLRAEIDALNDVLYATVNDGVYRAGFATSQSAYETGAYGLFETLDAMEERLSTRRYLFGGQPVESNWRFFVTLVRFDAVYYVHFKCNLLRIADYPNLYGYLRDLYQIEGVAETVNFDHIKRHYYYTHDDINPTRIVPIGPLQDLDSPHGRERLSGFTD; via the coding sequence ATGAACGTCAAAGCGCAGTTTCCGAAAGAGCAGTCCCCCGACGGGACGTTCGTGCGGCAGGGCGATCGGTTTCGGCAATGGGTGACGGCCGACGGCAGTTCCGGCTTTCCGGCGGTGCCGGGCCGGTACCAACTCTACGTATCGCTGGCCTGTCCGTGGGCGCACCGAACGATCCTTGCGCGTAAGCTCAAGAAACTCGAATCGGTCGTCGCCATGACCGTCGTCGATCCGGTGCGCGACGAGCGCGGCTGGCGTTTCACGCAAGACGAACCGGATCCGCTTCACGGCTGGCGCTTTTTGAGCGAAGCCTACGTCGCGACCGATCCGCATTACGCCGAACGCGTCACCGTTCCGGTGCTGTGGGATAAGGAAACGGAGCGCATCGTCAGCAACTCAGACGACGACATCATGCGCATGTTCGAGACGGAGTTCGACGCCTTCGGGGACGCCGGTCTCGATCTCTATCCGGTGAAACTGCGTGCCGAGATCGACGCGCTCAACGACGTGCTCTACGCGACGGTTAACGACGGGGTCTATCGCGCCGGCTTCGCCACGTCGCAGAGTGCGTACGAAACGGGAGCGTATGGTCTGTTCGAAACGCTCGACGCGATGGAAGAGCGGCTTTCGACGCGGCGCTATCTCTTCGGAGGCCAGCCGGTGGAAAGCAATTGGCGCTTCTTCGTGACCTTGGTGCGATTCGACGCCGTCTACTACGTGCATTTCAAATGCAACCTGCTGCGCATCGCGGACTACCCGAATCTGTACGGCTACCTGCGCGATCTCTATCAAATCGAAGGCGTCGCGGAGACGGTGAACTTCGATCACATCAAGCGTCATTATTACTACACGCACGACGATATCAACCCGACGCGTATCGTGCCGATCGGTCCGCTCCAGGATCTGGACTCGCCCCACGGCCGCGAACGGCTAAGCGGATTCACAGATTAG
- a CDS encoding FAD-binding oxidoreductase translates to MTSRRWNGWGDEGVKLELPATAHRYLEERLGKAQAPPDARIDEATSRVPPSRLTSHPLVHTDSLVRLRHARGQSLPDWLALRFGRIDTVPDGVAFPESSQDVRDLLAFARSCSAAVIPYGGGTSVAGHITPEPGDTPTLTVSLARMRALTHLDEQSRLATFEAGVTGPDLETQLRAHGYTLGHFPQSFEYSTLGGWIVTRSSGQQSLRYGRIEALFAGGKVETPAGTLRIPTFPASAAGIDLREMILGSEGRAGIVTDATVRVTDVPRHESFEAIFFPSWERARDCVTALAHAGVPLSMIRLANPLETFTTLQLAGASAAVVWLERYLALRGARNEKCLLLAGVTGSGRDAAHASRALRSIARGYGGVYAGAALGERWRRNRYRGVYLRNALWESGYAVDTVETAVDWPRVDAMMQAMEGAARGALGDEPVHAYTHLSHVYPEGSSVYSTFVFRIAPDYETNLARWTRLKRAVSEAIVANGGTITHQHGVGVDHKPYLAAEKGALGLDAMRALFARFDPDGTMNPGKLC, encoded by the coding sequence GTGACGTCACGTCGCTGGAACGGCTGGGGCGACGAGGGCGTAAAGCTCGAGCTTCCCGCGACGGCCCACAGATATCTCGAAGAGCGGCTCGGAAAAGCGCAAGCGCCGCCCGACGCGCGCATCGACGAAGCCACGTCGCGCGTCCCGCCAAGCCGTCTGACCTCGCATCCGCTCGTCCACACCGATTCGCTCGTCCGCCTGCGTCACGCGCGCGGGCAAAGTTTGCCCGACTGGCTCGCGCTGCGTTTCGGCCGGATCGATACCGTTCCCGACGGTGTAGCGTTTCCCGAATCGTCACAAGACGTTCGCGATCTGCTCGCGTTCGCGCGTTCTTGCAGCGCGGCCGTTATCCCGTACGGCGGCGGCACGTCGGTTGCGGGACATATAACGCCCGAGCCGGGCGATACGCCGACACTGACCGTGTCGCTCGCGCGCATGCGCGCGTTGACGCATCTCGACGAGCAGAGTCGCTTGGCGACGTTCGAAGCCGGGGTTACCGGGCCCGACCTGGAGACGCAACTGCGCGCGCACGGGTACACGCTCGGCCATTTTCCGCAATCGTTCGAGTACTCGACCTTGGGTGGATGGATCGTAACGCGATCGTCGGGACAGCAGTCGCTGCGCTACGGAAGAATCGAAGCGCTCTTTGCCGGCGGCAAGGTTGAGACTCCAGCCGGCACGCTGCGCATCCCAACGTTTCCGGCGTCGGCTGCCGGAATCGATCTGCGCGAGATGATTCTGGGGTCCGAAGGGCGCGCGGGCATCGTTACCGATGCGACGGTGCGCGTGACCGACGTTCCCCGGCACGAATCGTTCGAAGCGATCTTCTTCCCCAGCTGGGAACGAGCGCGCGACTGCGTAACGGCGCTGGCGCACGCCGGCGTACCGCTCTCGATGATCCGGCTGGCCAATCCGCTCGAAACGTTTACAACCTTGCAGTTGGCGGGCGCAAGCGCGGCGGTCGTCTGGCTCGAGCGCTATTTAGCCTTGCGCGGCGCGCGGAACGAGAAATGCCTGCTGCTCGCGGGCGTCACGGGATCCGGCCGCGACGCGGCGCACGCGTCGCGCGCGCTCCGGTCGATCGCGCGCGGTTACGGCGGCGTCTATGCGGGCGCCGCCTTGGGCGAACGCTGGCGGCGCAATCGCTATCGCGGCGTCTACTTGCGCAACGCGCTGTGGGAGAGCGGCTACGCCGTCGATACGGTCGAGACCGCGGTCGATTGGCCGCGCGTCGACGCGATGATGCAGGCGATGGAAGGCGCGGCGCGCGGCGCACTCGGCGACGAACCGGTTCACGCCTACACGCACCTCTCGCACGTTTATCCCGAAGGCTCGAGCGTCTACTCGACGTTCGTCTTCCGCATCGCGCCGGACTACGAGACGAATCTCGCGCGGTGGACGCGGCTCAAGCGCGCAGTCAGCGAAGCGATCGTCGCCAACGGCGGGACGATCACGCACCAGCACGGCGTCGGCGTCGATCATAAACCGTATCTCGCCGCCGAAAAAGGGGCGCTCGGTCTCGATGCGATGCGCGCGCTCTTCGCGCGCTTCGATCCCGACGGAACGATGAACCCCGGCAAGCTGTGCTGA
- a CDS encoding tRNA-binding protein: protein MIDFAAFTAVDMRVGTVVGVEEFAQARKPAYKLTIDFGEDVGTKRSSAQVVDLYAPESLVGAQVIGVVNFPPKRIAGFQSEVLVLGAADDAGRVVLLRPERALPNGSRIY from the coding sequence GTGATCGACTTCGCAGCGTTTACGGCAGTCGATATGCGCGTCGGCACCGTCGTCGGCGTCGAAGAGTTTGCGCAAGCGCGCAAACCGGCGTACAAGCTCACGATCGATTTCGGAGAAGACGTCGGCACTAAACGCTCGAGCGCGCAGGTCGTCGATCTGTACGCGCCGGAGAGTTTGGTCGGCGCGCAAGTCATCGGCGTCGTCAACTTTCCGCCCAAACGCATTGCCGGCTTTCAAAGCGAGGTGCTGGTGCTCGGGGCGGCCGACGACGCCGGACGCGTCGTCTTGCTGCGACCCGAACGAGCGCTTCCTAACGGCTCGCGCATTTACTAG
- a CDS encoding substrate-binding domain-containing protein yields the protein MQVVYAASLVTPMQGPVADALRANGLQLQGEPGGSKKFANFIASGVRSPDVFISADPSLVSGLGAIVASSTTFARTSLGIAWSRKSRFHDLFARVAAGRVPLMQALSTPGVRLGRTDPMLDPKGVYTVRALKAIVGAPAEQKLLGDDENPTQIFPEEDLLARVETGEIDVGFFYHTEAISRGYPFVALPPSPASQVNYALAIMKDAPHPGAAHTFATFILRGQGKAILERAGLEYLNPRGSP from the coding sequence GTGCAGGTAGTTTATGCCGCGTCGCTCGTGACGCCGATGCAGGGCCCCGTCGCCGACGCACTCCGAGCGAACGGTTTACAGCTTCAGGGCGAGCCCGGCGGCAGTAAAAAGTTCGCGAACTTCATCGCTTCCGGCGTGCGTTCGCCCGACGTCTTCATCAGCGCCGATCCCTCCCTCGTTTCGGGACTCGGTGCGATCGTCGCGTCGTCGACGACCTTCGCGCGCACGTCGCTGGGGATCGCCTGGTCGCGCAAGAGCCGCTTTCACGACCTGTTCGCCAGGGTTGCCGCAGGGCGCGTGCCGCTGATGCAGGCGTTGTCCACGCCGGGAGTGCGTTTGGGGCGTACGGATCCAATGCTCGACCCCAAGGGCGTGTATACGGTTCGAGCGCTCAAAGCGATCGTGGGCGCGCCCGCCGAGCAGAAGCTCTTGGGCGATGACGAGAACCCGACTCAGATCTTTCCCGAAGAAGATCTGCTCGCGCGCGTCGAGACGGGAGAGATCGACGTGGGATTCTTCTACCATACCGAAGCGATCTCGCGCGGCTATCCGTTCGTCGCGCTGCCGCCGTCGCCGGCCTCGCAGGTGAACTACGCCCTCGCGATCATGAAAGACGCGCCGCATCCCGGCGCCGCGCATACATTTGCGACGTTCATCTTGCGAGGACAGGGGAAAGCGATTCTCGAGCGCGCCGGCCTGGAATACCTCAATCCGCGGGGTAGCCCGTAA
- a CDS encoding MFS transporter → MPFRLEWVPWQRTLWLMVGVQALMACAFSASGPFLPLYIVQLGVHPLAAVDLWSGAVMSINFLLAAICSPLWGSLADRVGRKPMVVRSCVAIFLFTALMGATQNVWQLFGARACMGIFSGFSAAATTLVGTQVPEERLGFSLGWMATGQLAGALLGPLVGGFLADRTHQYRVVFVATALFALAATLLCALFVREEFTAQHHRGESASLWRRMSELARHPRLLPMFVVVLLAQVVAFGVQPIVPLFVRDLAGNVPWLATVAGAAFAVTGLADLIASPFLGKRSDRIGYRRVLLASLAGIACFTIPQAFARSIAAFLGLRFGVGMFLGGVLPTANAYIARNFEAHRRGHVFGVTSSATFLGMFAGPLIGGTIAAHFGFGAVFVTIGALALANLAWVAFTVPEIRPDAVGEPLQ, encoded by the coding sequence GTGCCTTTTCGTCTGGAATGGGTCCCGTGGCAGCGAACGCTGTGGCTAATGGTCGGCGTCCAGGCGCTGATGGCGTGCGCCTTCTCCGCCTCCGGACCATTTCTGCCGCTCTACATCGTCCAGCTCGGCGTGCATCCGTTGGCGGCAGTCGATCTGTGGTCGGGCGCGGTCATGTCGATCAACTTCCTGCTGGCAGCGATCTGTTCGCCGTTGTGGGGCTCGCTGGCCGATCGCGTCGGCCGAAAACCGATGGTCGTGCGTTCGTGCGTCGCAATCTTTCTCTTTACGGCGTTGATGGGCGCGACGCAAAACGTCTGGCAGTTGTTCGGGGCGCGCGCGTGCATGGGGATCTTCAGCGGATTCTCGGCCGCCGCGACGACCTTGGTCGGCACGCAGGTACCCGAGGAGCGTCTGGGCTTTTCGCTGGGATGGATGGCGACGGGTCAGCTCGCCGGCGCGCTGCTTGGCCCGCTCGTCGGCGGTTTTCTTGCCGACCGTACGCACCAATATCGCGTCGTCTTTGTCGCGACCGCACTGTTCGCGCTGGCGGCGACGCTGTTGTGCGCGCTATTCGTTCGCGAGGAGTTCACGGCGCAGCATCATCGCGGAGAAAGCGCGTCGCTGTGGCGCCGTATGAGCGAGCTCGCGCGCCATCCGCGCTTGCTGCCGATGTTCGTCGTCGTCCTGCTCGCGCAAGTCGTGGCGTTCGGCGTGCAGCCGATCGTGCCGCTCTTCGTCCGCGACCTGGCCGGGAACGTGCCGTGGCTTGCGACGGTCGCGGGTGCGGCTTTTGCCGTTACGGGCCTAGCGGATTTGATCGCGTCGCCGTTTCTGGGCAAGCGCAGCGATCGCATCGGTTATCGGCGCGTGCTGCTCGCCTCGCTCGCAGGCATCGCATGCTTCACGATTCCGCAAGCGTTTGCGCGAAGCATCGCCGCATTTTTAGGGCTGCGCTTCGGCGTCGGGATGTTCTTGGGCGGCGTGCTGCCGACGGCTAACGCGTACATCGCGCGAAACTTCGAAGCGCATCGGCGGGGGCACGTCTTCGGCGTAACGTCGAGCGCAACGTTTCTGGGTATGTTCGCCGGTCCGCTCATCGGCGGCACGATCGCGGCGCACTTCGGTTTCGGCGCGGTGTTCGTTACGATCGGAGCGCTCGCGCTGGCAAATTTGGCCTGGGTTGCGTTTACCGTGCCGGAGATACGGCCCGATGCGGTTGGGGAGCCACTTCAGTAA
- a CDS encoding FGGY-family carbohydrate kinase: MSDLLLTIDNGTQSVRALLFDASGELVARSRVAIDDYVVANPGWHEYDAQRFWTKACEACAQLWHEHPELRGRVAAVAVTTQRGTVVSVDTAGKPLRPAITWLDQRKSPVVPEISPAMRALFRIAGAHNTVRYFQREAEANWLAACEPDVWKTTHKFLLLSGYLNYRLTGEFVDSIGSQVGYLPFDFKALRWAKSSDWKWQALRVTPEMLPALVAPSTVCGSVTPAAAAQCGVAAGTPVVAAAADKACEVLGAGCMDPSIACLSYGTTATVNVASPRYLEASPLVPPYPGAIPQTYDVEVQVFRGYWMVSWFKEQFGVWGDELVNAVAPGAMGLMLQPYWSPGLKMPEAKGAIVGFGDVHTRAHVYRAILEGIAYALRDGKERIERRSRTPIAALRICGGGSQSDAALQLTSDIFGLPASRPHVYETSGLGAAIDAAVGLKLHADFRTAVAAMSRTDRTFEPDPQRRALYDALYRRVYRRMYDRLQPLYAAIREITGYPAD, translated from the coding sequence GTGAGCGACCTTCTTCTCACCATCGACAACGGCACGCAGAGCGTTCGCGCGCTGCTGTTCGATGCGAGCGGCGAGCTGGTCGCGCGCAGCCGCGTCGCGATCGACGACTACGTCGTCGCCAATCCGGGCTGGCACGAATACGACGCGCAGCGTTTTTGGACCAAGGCGTGCGAAGCGTGCGCGCAGCTCTGGCACGAACATCCGGAACTGCGCGGCCGCGTTGCGGCGGTGGCGGTGACGACGCAGCGCGGCACCGTCGTCAGCGTCGACACGGCCGGCAAACCGCTGCGCCCGGCGATCACCTGGCTCGATCAGCGCAAGAGTCCCGTCGTTCCCGAGATATCGCCGGCGATGCGTGCACTGTTCCGTATTGCGGGGGCACATAACACCGTTCGTTATTTCCAGCGCGAAGCCGAAGCGAACTGGCTGGCCGCCTGCGAGCCGGACGTATGGAAGACGACGCACAAGTTTCTCTTGCTTTCGGGATATCTCAACTACCGGCTGACCGGAGAGTTCGTCGACTCGATCGGGTCGCAGGTCGGCTACCTTCCCTTTGATTTCAAGGCCCTGCGCTGGGCGAAATCGAGCGATTGGAAATGGCAAGCGCTGCGCGTGACGCCGGAAATGCTGCCGGCGCTGGTCGCACCGTCGACCGTGTGCGGCAGCGTGACGCCGGCTGCAGCCGCGCAGTGCGGCGTCGCCGCAGGAACGCCGGTCGTCGCCGCCGCCGCCGACAAAGCGTGCGAAGTGCTCGGTGCCGGCTGCATGGATCCGTCGATCGCGTGTTTGAGCTACGGCACTACCGCAACCGTCAACGTCGCATCGCCGCGGTACCTGGAAGCATCGCCGCTCGTTCCGCCGTATCCCGGCGCGATTCCGCAGACCTACGACGTCGAGGTACAAGTCTTTCGCGGCTACTGGATGGTTAGCTGGTTCAAGGAGCAGTTCGGCGTGTGGGGTGACGAGCTCGTCAACGCCGTTGCGCCCGGGGCGATGGGCTTGATGCTGCAGCCGTATTGGTCGCCCGGCTTGAAGATGCCCGAAGCCAAAGGCGCGATCGTCGGCTTCGGCGACGTGCACACGCGCGCGCACGTCTACCGCGCGATTCTCGAGGGCATCGCTTACGCGCTGCGCGACGGCAAAGAACGCATCGAGCGCCGCAGCCGAACGCCTATCGCGGCATTGCGGATTTGCGGCGGCGGCTCGCAGAGCGACGCCGCGCTGCAGCTGACCAGCGACATCTTCGGTCTTCCGGCGTCGCGTCCGCACGTCTACGAAACGTCGGGCCTGGGAGCCGCGATCGACGCCGCCGTCGGACTGAAGCTCCACGCCGATTTTCGCACCGCGGTCGCGGCGATGTCGCGAACCGATCGCACTTTCGAGCCGGATCCCCAGCGGCGCGCACTCTACGACGCGCTCTACCGGCGCGTCTACCGGCGCATGTACGACCGGCTGCAGCCGCTCTACGCGGCGATTCGGGAGATTACGGGCTACCCCGCGGATTGA
- a CDS encoding lytic transglycosylase domain-containing protein yields the protein MLTAVINAPTPSPTISPLPSPVVQWYAQRGAEVSGLDPALVRAVIEAESGGDPKAVSKAGAIGMMQLASATASDCGIHDAFDPLQNVQCGARTLGYLVHRYGVQTGIAAYNFGSGDVESVGGHLSKMPVETQNYVKAVVEEYDVLQHETLDTAAPETLVALQPAAAFDTMLRESHVGCDVAVGFLQLSSSEVCDETDVVIGVPDALRALGSLEAAASFKAAFRATPRYYSIPG from the coding sequence ATGCTGACAGCAGTCATCAATGCGCCGACACCTAGCCCGACAATATCGCCTTTGCCGTCGCCGGTCGTGCAGTGGTACGCCCAGCGTGGAGCGGAGGTTAGCGGGCTCGATCCAGCTTTAGTTCGCGCCGTTATCGAAGCCGAGAGCGGCGGCGACCCAAAAGCGGTTAGTAAAGCCGGCGCTATTGGAATGATGCAGCTCGCCTCGGCGACCGCTTCGGACTGCGGAATACACGACGCTTTCGATCCTTTGCAGAACGTTCAATGCGGCGCACGCACGTTGGGGTATCTGGTCCATCGCTACGGAGTCCAGACCGGGATCGCCGCATACAACTTCGGTTCGGGCGACGTCGAATCGGTCGGCGGTCATTTGAGTAAGATGCCGGTAGAGACCCAGAACTACGTCAAAGCGGTTGTCGAAGAGTACGACGTGCTTCAACACGAAACGCTCGACACCGCGGCACCCGAGACGCTCGTCGCGCTTCAGCCGGCCGCCGCGTTCGACACGATGCTGCGGGAATCGCACGTGGGATGCGACGTGGCGGTGGGCTTTCTCCAGCTGAGCTCGTCGGAGGTGTGTGACGAAACGGACGTCGTCATCGGCGTTCCGGATGCGCTGCGCGCGCTGGGTTCGCTCGAAGCCGCTGCAAGCTTTAAGGCAGCGTTTCGAGCCACCCCACGTTACTATTCAATCCCTGGTTAA
- a CDS encoding GAF domain-containing protein has translation MSLSYDLLERQVRELLGGESDYIANAANFASLVYHELPDVNWAGFYFLDAAGDLVLGPFGGRPACTRLTKGHGVCGAAAIARETVVVDDVTTFSDHIACDAASRSEIVVPLFTRDEVYGVFDIDSPSIARFTALDRAGVERLVRAFTEVAPQPHRAVSPAR, from the coding sequence ATGTCCCTATCCTACGATCTGCTGGAACGCCAAGTCCGCGAACTGCTCGGCGGCGAGAGCGACTACATCGCCAACGCCGCGAACTTCGCGTCGTTGGTGTATCACGAGCTGCCCGACGTCAACTGGGCCGGCTTCTACTTTCTGGATGCCGCCGGCGACCTCGTCTTAGGCCCGTTCGGCGGCCGTCCGGCCTGCACGCGGTTGACGAAGGGGCACGGCGTTTGCGGCGCGGCCGCGATCGCACGCGAGACGGTCGTCGTCGACGACGTCACCACGTTTAGCGATCACATCGCCTGCGACGCGGCGTCGCGGTCGGAGATAGTCGTGCCGCTCTTCACGCGCGACGAGGTCTACGGCGTTTTCGATATCGATAGCCCGTCGATCGCGCGATTTACCGCACTCGATCGCGCCGGTGTCGAACGTCTGGTGCGTGCATTTACTGAAGTGGCTCCCCAACCGCATCGGGCCGTATCTCCGGCACGGTAA